Proteins from a single region of Belliella baltica DSM 15883:
- a CDS encoding protein kinase domain-containing protein, with the protein MNTFEKKYKINKYRQVSTEKVSELLAFDHPNLVKIFNLKILEKEVIIEMEYCDGASVGDILQSAQINIDFVNKLIIQVLHGLDYIHSKKMLHGDLKLSNVLVDSVLQNPNFKIGDLDSIRPFNCSFETKSFYTPEIIAPEVYLEGKMDEYSDIWSFGVMLYQILSSKLPFGDRNEFSLNELRENVKKIKFVNQDPRLFPEPYNDLLLMCLVEKENRYTAKELLEILGY; encoded by the coding sequence ATGAATACCTTTGAAAAAAAATATAAAATCAATAAATACCGACAAGTATCAACAGAAAAGGTTAGCGAACTTTTGGCTTTTGACCATCCAAACTTGGTGAAAATATTTAATCTCAAAATTTTGGAGAAGGAAGTAATCATAGAAATGGAGTATTGTGATGGCGCTTCGGTAGGTGACATTCTACAATCCGCACAAATAAACATTGACTTTGTCAACAAACTTATAATCCAAGTACTTCATGGTCTTGATTATATCCATTCCAAAAAGATGTTACACGGTGACCTCAAACTGTCAAATGTTCTTGTGGATTCAGTACTTCAAAACCCTAATTTTAAGATTGGGGATTTAGACTCTATCAGACCTTTTAATTGCTCCTTTGAAACCAAATCATTTTATACTCCGGAAATTATTGCTCCTGAAGTCTATTTAGAAGGGAAAATGGATGAATATTCAGATATCTGGTCTTTCGGAGTTATGCTTTATCAAATACTAAGTTCAAAACTTCCTTTTGGTGATAGAAATGAATTTTCACTAAATGAGCTTAGAGAAAACGTTAAAAAAATAAAATTCGTCAATCAAGATCCAAGACTTTTTCCTGAACCCTACAATGATTTGCTATTAATGTGCTTAGTTGAAAAAGAGAATAGATATACTGCAAAGGAGCTTCTGGAAATCCTAGGTTATTAA